In Tenacibaculum sp. 190524A02b, the genomic stretch TTGTTGGTCTCCGTAAGCAGTTAAATATACTATAGCTATTTTTAAATGCTTTCGTATTTGTTGTGCCAACCAGACACCGTTTTTGTCTCCTGCTAAATTAATGTCTAATAGAATTAAGTTTGGTGGTGATTTTAGTATTTCCTCCCAAGCTATTTCTGCTTTTGCTGATGATCCAGAAACTTCATAGTTATTTTCTAACAACATGGTTTCTAATGACATTCTTGATATGGCAATATCTTCAACTACATAAACCTTTATCATTCTATCCTTTTATTTTACTTTAAAATTAAAAATATAAACTAGCCCTTGTTCATTTTTTATTGTTAGGTCAGCTTCTATTTCTTCCGCTAACATTTTTATTAATCTCCTCCCTAATGTTTTTATATTTTCTCCTTCATCTGCATTGTACCCTTTTCCGTTATCTGCATACGAAAACTGAAACTCGTCTTTAGTTGTTTCTTTTAAAGTAATACATACCTTTCCTTTTTGTTTGTCAAAAGCATATTTTAAAGTATTTGTTATCAATTCATTTACAATTAAACCTAAGGTAGTAGCATAATTTACAGGCAAAGAAACATTTGCTGTTTTAAGTTCATAAATTATTTTTTCGTGTGAAGAAACCTGTAATAATCTAGTACCAAGTTCATGTAGGTATTTTTCCATTGAAACTAAAGACAAGGTATCATCTTTATACAACATTTCATGAACCAAAGCTATAGAATTTATATGCCTTTGTGATTCATCTATCATTGCTGTTACTTTTTCATTTTTATGCTTTACAGACTGCAAGTATAAAAGTCCAGAAATTAACTGTAAATTATTTTTTACTCTATGATGTATTTCTTTTAATAAAATGGTTTTCTGCTTCGCTATTATTTCTATTTCTTTCTTTTTTTCCTCAATTTTAATTCGGTCTTTTCTAGATTTTAGAATGAAAATAACAATAGCTATTAGAAATACAAATAGAAATATAATTGCGTATGCTACTACAAAAAATAAATCTCGTTGATTATTAATCATCTAAACCATGTTTATTTATATAGCTCCACTCAACAAATATCAATACTTGGTACACAATATAAAATAGCGTGTTAAAAATCCAAATATCAATATATGGATCTTCTATAAAAACCAACTCATAATTTCCAAATAAAAATATTAATGAACTGCAAAGAAGGTATAAAATCATACCAATACAGAGGTAAAAATATTTTTTATTGGTTCCTAAAGTATTGTTTAAATGAATTAATGCATAGATAATTAATAATGCAGAAGTAACTGCTATTTCAAACAAGTTAAACTGCCAAAACAAGTCAGTATTATACACATACATACCTATAATTATAAGCATTACAATTATATAATTAATAACGACTAGTTTTTTTAGCTTTTGGCTGGTAAATAAGCGATAGAAGACAATGCTTAATAGAATAAATTGGCCATTAAAATAAAAATGTGAGAGGTAAAAGTTTTGATTTGGATATAAAAAACCTATTGTATTACAGAATAATTCAATTACAAATAATACCGCTAAGTATATAGCAACGTATTTGTAGGTAATATTATTAAACTTTTTAACCTTACTTAAAAATAATAGTGAATTAATAAGTAATAAAAACAAACTAAAAACACTTAATGCAAATCCAAAAAATAAAGCCCCCATGTATAAACTGCTTTGTTATAAAAATACTATTTTTTCTATATATCGTTTATACTTCTTCTTTTCCATGCATTTTTTCTAGTAAAAAACCGATGCAAAATTGCATCGGTTTTTTTATGGTATTTAAATAAATCTTATCCTCCAAAGTCATCAAAACGGATGTTCTCATCTGGGATTCCAAAATCTTCTCCCATTTTTTGTACCGCTTTGTTCATTAATGGTGGTCCACAGAAATATAATTCTATATCTTCCGGTGCATCATGTTTACTTAGGTAATTATCAATTACACAGTTATGCACAAAACCTACAAATCCATCTCCTTCAGCATCAATATCAGTTTTAACTTTCCAGTTATCTTCTTCTAACGGTTCAGATAAAGCAATGTGGAATTTAAAATTAGGGAACTCTTTTTCTAAAGCCCAAAAATGTTCTAAATAGAACAACTCTCGCTTAGAACGTCCTCCATACCAATATGATACTTTACGTCCAGTTTTTAAAGTTTTGAATAGGTGATATAAGTGCGAACGCATTGGTGCCATACCTGCTCCACCACCTACATATAACATTTCTGCTTCAGACTCATTAATAAAGAATTCTCCATAAGGCCCTGATATAGTTACTTTATCTCCAACTTTTCTAGAAAACACATAAGATGATGCAATACCTGGGTTTACATCCATCCATCCGTTCTTAGCTCTATCCCATGGTGGAGTAGCGATACGAACGTTTAACATAATTTCACGTCCTTCTGCAGGGTAAGAAGCCATAGAATATGCTCTTTCTACTACCTCATCATTCTTCATTACTAAAGGCCATAAACCAAACTTATCCCATTCTATTTGAAATTTATTAGGTGTTTCATGCTCTTCAGGATGTGCTGTAATATCCATATCAGAAAACTTTACTTCACATTTAGGTATTTCAATTTGAATATACCCTCCTGCTTTGTAATCCATGTCTTCTGGAATCTCAACTACAAATTCTTTAATAAAAGACGCTACATTGTAATTTCTTACTACTACTGCTTCCCATTTCTTAATTCCAAAAATTTCTTCTGGAATTGAAATATCCATATCTTGCTTTACTTTTACTTGACATGCTAAACGAATACCATGTTGTAACTCTTTACGAGTAAAGTGAGGCGTTTCCGTTGGTAACGCTTCTCCTCCTCCAGAATTTACATGACACTCACACTGCACACAAGATCCACCACCTCCACATGCAGATGGTAAAAATATTTTTTCGTTTCCTAAAGTAGATAATAACGTTCCACCAGATGCTACCTCTATTGTTTTATCACCATTAATGGTAATTTTCACAGGTCCAGATGGCGCTAATTTTTGCTTTACAAATAATAATAAAGCTACCAATAATAAAATTACTGCTAAGAACGCTAAAACTGTAATTAGGACTGTTCCTCCTGTACTTGCTTGTAATACTATCATTATTCTGTAATTTCTTTAGTGTTATCAGCTAATTCTTTAGTTTCTTTCTTAGCTTCTTCTTTTTGCTCTTCTACTTTGATTTCAGCTTTTGGAGCTTCTTTTTTCTCACCTGCATCATCACCACCTGTTAACATTCCTCCAAAACTCATAAAACCAATAGCCATTAAACCAGTAATGATGAATGTTATTCCTAACCCTCTTAATGCTGGTGGTACCGCTGAGTAACGGATTTTTTCACGAATAGCAGCAATTGACAATATAGCTAAGAACCATCCAATTCCTGAACCAATTCCGTAAACAAATGATTGACTTAATGTTGGAATTTCACGAGATTGCATAAATAATGAACCTCCTAAAATAGCACAGTTAACTGCAATAAGCGGTAAGAATATACCTAAAGAGTTATATAATGCTGGTGCAAACTTCTCTACAATAATTTCTACTAATTGTACCATTGTTGCAATGGTTGCAATAAACATGATAAATGATAAGAAACTTAAATCATAATCTGCATACTCAGCTCCTAACCAAGATAAAGCTCCTGGTTGTAATATATATTGATCTAATAACCAGTTTACAGGTACAGTAACAGCTAATACAAAAATTACCGCAGCTCCCATACCTACTGAAGTAGATACTTTTTTAGAGATAGCTAGGTATGAACACATTCCTAAGAAGGTAGCAAATACCATGTTATCAATAAATATCGATTTGAAAAATAATTCTAATAATTCCATATTTCTTATAGTATTGAGTATTGAGTAGTTAGTATTGAGTTAATTTTCAACTCATATATCTAACATCTCATTACTATTTTAATCTTCAATTAATGCTTTATTTCTACTACGTTGTACCCAAATGATAATACCTACCACTATTAAAGCCATTGGAGGCATAATCATGAATCCGTTATTCTCATATCCAATAGCGTATAATCCTGTTTTTTCAACAGCATCTCCTAATACTGGAAATCCAAATAATGACCCTGATCCTAATAATTCTCTAAAAAATGCCACAATGATTAAGATTACTCCATAACCTAAAGCATTTCCTACACCATCTAAAAATGATTTCCATGGTCCGTTACCTAAAGCAAATGCTTCAAAACGTCCCATAATAATACAGTTTGTAATGATAAGCCCAATAAAAGCTCCTAATGTTTTACTTAATTCATAAGCAAATGCTTTTAGTACTTGATCTACAATAATTACTAAGGTAGCAACTACAATTAACTGTACAATAATTCTAATTTTTGATGGAATAATATTTCTCATTAAAGAAATTACCACGTTACCTGCTCCTAAAACAAATAGTACAGATATTGCCATTACAACTGCAGCTTTAAGCTCTGCTGTAATTGCTAATGCTGAACAGATACCTAATACCTGAATGGTAATTGGGTTATTATCTGCTAACGGATCTTTAATTAATCCTGCGTCTTTCTTTGATAAAAGTCCCATAATTATTTTAATGTTTTAAAGTAAGGTACGTACTGTTTTAACTCAGTTCTAATCATTGCAGAAACCCCATCACCTGTAATAGTTGCTCCAGCAATTGCATCTACCTCGTTATCTTTTTTATCTTCATTTTTTGGATCATTGTTCCCTTTTGCTACTTTTATTCCAGCAAAAACTCCATTCTTCATTAAATCCTCTCCTTCAAAATCATCCATAAAATAACGTTGCTTAATGTTTGATCCTAAACCAGCAGTTTCTCCTGCATGATCAAAATAAACACCTTGCACAACCATGTTTTTATCCATTGCTACATATCCCCAAATCGCATCCCATAATCCTTTTCCTCTAATTGGTGCTATGTAAAATGTTTTTCCTTCTTTCTCTCCTACAAATAAAGGTAACTTACGTGTTTTTCCTTCTTTTGCTAAAGTTTGTTGTTTTTTAACATCAATCAAGTATGCTTTGTTATCTTCTTTAACATTAGCTCCTTCAATTACTAATTGTTTTTTGATGTATTTTGAAAATTCGTCTGCTACTTTATTTTTAGATACAAAAACAGCACTTGTTTCGTCATTTTCATTTACGCCCATTGCGTATAAAATGTTTTGCTGTTTTTCTATACGTTTGTTAGCATCAATTGTAGGTCTTAAAGATGATGCTGTAAAAGCTAACAACGCACCTACTACTAGTACCATTCCTATTGCGAAAAGTACTGTATACATATTAGTATCTGTCTTCTTACTCATAATTAAGCAGTTTTAGCTTTTAAACGTTTTAATCTCTTTTTTACATTTCCTTGTACCACGTAATGGTCAATCGTTGGAGCAAATACATTCATTAACAAAATAGCTAACATTACTCCCTCTGGATATG encodes the following:
- a CDS encoding Na(+)-translocating NADH-quinone reductase subunit C, producing the protein MSKKTDTNMYTVLFAIGMVLVVGALLAFTASSLRPTIDANKRIEKQQNILYAMGVNENDETSAVFVSKNKVADEFSKYIKKQLVIEGANVKEDNKAYLIDVKKQQTLAKEGKTRKLPLFVGEKEGKTFYIAPIRGKGLWDAIWGYVAMDKNMVVQGVYFDHAGETAGLGSNIKQRYFMDDFEGEDLMKNGVFAGIKVAKGNNDPKNEDKKDNEVDAIAGATITGDGVSAMIRTELKQYVPYFKTLK
- the nqrE gene encoding NADH:ubiquinone reductase (Na(+)-transporting) subunit E, with protein sequence MELLELFFKSIFIDNMVFATFLGMCSYLAISKKVSTSVGMGAAVIFVLAVTVPVNWLLDQYILQPGALSWLGAEYADYDLSFLSFIMFIATIATMVQLVEIIVEKFAPALYNSLGIFLPLIAVNCAILGGSLFMQSREIPTLSQSFVYGIGSGIGWFLAILSIAAIREKIRYSAVPPALRGLGITFIITGLMAIGFMSFGGMLTGGDDAGEKKEAPKAEIKVEEQKEEAKKETKELADNTKEITE
- the nqrF gene encoding NADH:ubiquinone reductase (Na(+)-transporting) subunit F; this translates as MVLQASTGGTVLITVLAFLAVILLLVALLLFVKQKLAPSGPVKITINGDKTIEVASGGTLLSTLGNEKIFLPSACGGGGSCVQCECHVNSGGGEALPTETPHFTRKELQHGIRLACQVKVKQDMDISIPEEIFGIKKWEAVVVRNYNVASFIKEFVVEIPEDMDYKAGGYIQIEIPKCEVKFSDMDITAHPEEHETPNKFQIEWDKFGLWPLVMKNDEVVERAYSMASYPAEGREIMLNVRIATPPWDRAKNGWMDVNPGIASSYVFSRKVGDKVTISGPYGEFFINESEAEMLYVGGGAGMAPMRSHLYHLFKTLKTGRKVSYWYGGRSKRELFYLEHFWALEKEFPNFKFHIALSEPLEEDNWKVKTDIDAEGDGFVGFVHNCVIDNYLSKHDAPEDIELYFCGPPLMNKAVQKMGEDFGIPDENIRFDDFGG
- a CDS encoding NADH:ubiquinone reductase (Na(+)-transporting) subunit D, giving the protein MGLLSKKDAGLIKDPLADNNPITIQVLGICSALAITAELKAAVVMAISVLFVLGAGNVVISLMRNIIPSKIRIIVQLIVVATLVIIVDQVLKAFAYELSKTLGAFIGLIITNCIIMGRFEAFALGNGPWKSFLDGVGNALGYGVILIIVAFFRELLGSGSLFGFPVLGDAVEKTGLYAIGYENNGFMIMPPMALIVVGIIIWVQRSRNKALIED
- a CDS encoding sensor histidine kinase; its protein translation is MINNQRDLFFVVAYAIIFLFVFLIAIVIFILKSRKDRIKIEEKKKEIEIIAKQKTILLKEIHHRVKNNLQLISGLLYLQSVKHKNEKVTAMIDESQRHINSIALVHEMLYKDDTLSLVSMEKYLHELGTRLLQVSSHEKIIYELKTANVSLPVNYATTLGLIVNELITNTLKYAFDKQKGKVCITLKETTKDEFQFSYADNGKGYNADEGENIKTLGRRLIKMLAEEIEADLTIKNEQGLVYIFNFKVK